A genomic stretch from Kogia breviceps isolate mKogBre1 chromosome 1, mKogBre1 haplotype 1, whole genome shotgun sequence includes:
- the NIT1 gene encoding deaminated glutathione amidase isoform X2, with protein sequence MLGFIIRPPHQLLSLLLCPGLRIPRLSVLCAQPRLRAMSVSSSSWELPLVAVCQVTSTPDKEQNFLTCAELIREAARLGACLAFLPEAFDFIARNPEETLHLSEPLGGNLLGEYTQLARECGLWLSLGGFHERGQDWEQTQKIYNCHVILNNKGSVVATYRKTHLCDVEIPGQGPMHESNSTIPGPSLESPVSTPAGKIGLAICYDMRFPELSLALVQAGAEILTYPSAFGSVTGPAHWEVLLRARAIESQCYVVAAAQCGRHHEKRASYGHSMVVDPWGTVVARCSEGPGLCLARIDLNYLRRLRQHLPVFQHRRPELYGHLGHPLS encoded by the exons AT GTTGGGCTTCATCATCAGGCCTCCTCACCagctcctgtcccttcttttGTGTCCTGGACTCCGGATACCTCGACTCTCAGTACTTTGTGCTCAGCCCAG ACTCAGAGCCAtgtctgtctcctcttcctcctgggaaCTACCCCTGGTCGCTGTGTGCCAGGTAACATCGACACCAGACAAGGAGCAGAACTTTCTAACATGTGCTGAGCTGATTCGGGAGGCTGCCAGACTGGGCGCTTGCCTGGCTTTCCTGCCTGAGGCATTTGACTTCATTGCACGGAACCCTGAAGAGACGCTTCACCTGTCTGAGCCACTGGGTGGGAACCTTTTGGGAGAATATACCCAGCTTGCCAG GGAATGTGGACTCTGGCTGTCCTTGGGTGGTTTCCATGAGCGTGGCCAAGACTGGGAGCAGACTCAGAAAATCTACAATTGTCATGTGATTCTGAACAACAAGG GGTCAGTAGTGGCCACGTATAGGAAGACGCATCTGTGTGATGTAGAGATTCCAGGGCAGGGGCCTATGCATGAAAGCAACTCTACCATACCTGGGCCCAGTCTTGAGTCTCCTGTCAGCACACCAGCAGGCAAG ATTGGTCTAGCTATCTGCTATGACATGCGATTCCCTGAACTCTCTCTGGCATTGGTTCAGGCTGGAGCAGAAATACTTACCTACCCTTCAGCCTTTGGATCTGTTACAGGCCCAGCCCATTGGGAG GTGTTGCTGCGGGCCCGTGCCATAGAAAGCCAGTGCTACGTAGTGGCGGCAGCACAGTGTGGACGCCACCATGAGAAAAGAGCAAGTTATGGTCATAGCATGGTGGTAGATCCCTGGGGAACAGTGGTGGCCCGCTGCTCTGAAGGACCAGGCCTCTGCCTTGCCCGAATTGACCTCAATTATCTGCGACGGTTGCGCCAACATCTGCCTGTGTTTCAGCATCGTAGGCCTGAACTCTATGGCCATCTGGGTCACCCACTGTCTTAA
- the NIT1 gene encoding deaminated glutathione amidase isoform X1 encodes MTCELRKHLTEEGGFNLMLGFIIRPPHQLLSLLLCPGLRIPRLSVLCAQPRLRAMSVSSSSWELPLVAVCQVTSTPDKEQNFLTCAELIREAARLGACLAFLPEAFDFIARNPEETLHLSEPLGGNLLGEYTQLARECGLWLSLGGFHERGQDWEQTQKIYNCHVILNNKGSVVATYRKTHLCDVEIPGQGPMHESNSTIPGPSLESPVSTPAGKIGLAICYDMRFPELSLALVQAGAEILTYPSAFGSVTGPAHWEVLLRARAIESQCYVVAAAQCGRHHEKRASYGHSMVVDPWGTVVARCSEGPGLCLARIDLNYLRRLRQHLPVFQHRRPELYGHLGHPLS; translated from the exons ATGACTTGTGAACTGCGGAAACATTTGACTGAGGAAGGAGGCTTCAATTTAAT GTTGGGCTTCATCATCAGGCCTCCTCACCagctcctgtcccttcttttGTGTCCTGGACTCCGGATACCTCGACTCTCAGTACTTTGTGCTCAGCCCAG ACTCAGAGCCAtgtctgtctcctcttcctcctgggaaCTACCCCTGGTCGCTGTGTGCCAGGTAACATCGACACCAGACAAGGAGCAGAACTTTCTAACATGTGCTGAGCTGATTCGGGAGGCTGCCAGACTGGGCGCTTGCCTGGCTTTCCTGCCTGAGGCATTTGACTTCATTGCACGGAACCCTGAAGAGACGCTTCACCTGTCTGAGCCACTGGGTGGGAACCTTTTGGGAGAATATACCCAGCTTGCCAG GGAATGTGGACTCTGGCTGTCCTTGGGTGGTTTCCATGAGCGTGGCCAAGACTGGGAGCAGACTCAGAAAATCTACAATTGTCATGTGATTCTGAACAACAAGG GGTCAGTAGTGGCCACGTATAGGAAGACGCATCTGTGTGATGTAGAGATTCCAGGGCAGGGGCCTATGCATGAAAGCAACTCTACCATACCTGGGCCCAGTCTTGAGTCTCCTGTCAGCACACCAGCAGGCAAG ATTGGTCTAGCTATCTGCTATGACATGCGATTCCCTGAACTCTCTCTGGCATTGGTTCAGGCTGGAGCAGAAATACTTACCTACCCTTCAGCCTTTGGATCTGTTACAGGCCCAGCCCATTGGGAG GTGTTGCTGCGGGCCCGTGCCATAGAAAGCCAGTGCTACGTAGTGGCGGCAGCACAGTGTGGACGCCACCATGAGAAAAGAGCAAGTTATGGTCATAGCATGGTGGTAGATCCCTGGGGAACAGTGGTGGCCCGCTGCTCTGAAGGACCAGGCCTCTGCCTTGCCCGAATTGACCTCAATTATCTGCGACGGTTGCGCCAACATCTGCCTGTGTTTCAGCATCGTAGGCCTGAACTCTATGGCCATCTGGGTCACCCACTGTCTTAA
- the NIT1 gene encoding deaminated glutathione amidase isoform X3, translated as MTCELRKHLTEEGGFNLMLGFIIRPPHQLLSLLLCPGLRIPRLSVLCAQPRLRAMSVSSSSWELPLVAVCQVTSTPDKEQNFLTCAELIREAARLGACLAFLPEAFDFIARNPEETLHLSEPLGGNLLGEYTQLARECGLWLSLGGFHERGQDWEQTQKIYNCHVILNNKGSVVATYRKTHLCDVEIPGQGPMHESNSTIPGPSLESPVSTPAGKVLLRARAIESQCYVVAAAQCGRHHEKRASYGHSMVVDPWGTVVARCSEGPGLCLARIDLNYLRRLRQHLPVFQHRRPELYGHLGHPLS; from the exons ATGACTTGTGAACTGCGGAAACATTTGACTGAGGAAGGAGGCTTCAATTTAAT GTTGGGCTTCATCATCAGGCCTCCTCACCagctcctgtcccttcttttGTGTCCTGGACTCCGGATACCTCGACTCTCAGTACTTTGTGCTCAGCCCAG ACTCAGAGCCAtgtctgtctcctcttcctcctgggaaCTACCCCTGGTCGCTGTGTGCCAGGTAACATCGACACCAGACAAGGAGCAGAACTTTCTAACATGTGCTGAGCTGATTCGGGAGGCTGCCAGACTGGGCGCTTGCCTGGCTTTCCTGCCTGAGGCATTTGACTTCATTGCACGGAACCCTGAAGAGACGCTTCACCTGTCTGAGCCACTGGGTGGGAACCTTTTGGGAGAATATACCCAGCTTGCCAG GGAATGTGGACTCTGGCTGTCCTTGGGTGGTTTCCATGAGCGTGGCCAAGACTGGGAGCAGACTCAGAAAATCTACAATTGTCATGTGATTCTGAACAACAAGG GGTCAGTAGTGGCCACGTATAGGAAGACGCATCTGTGTGATGTAGAGATTCCAGGGCAGGGGCCTATGCATGAAAGCAACTCTACCATACCTGGGCCCAGTCTTGAGTCTCCTGTCAGCACACCAGCAGGCAAG GTGTTGCTGCGGGCCCGTGCCATAGAAAGCCAGTGCTACGTAGTGGCGGCAGCACAGTGTGGACGCCACCATGAGAAAAGAGCAAGTTATGGTCATAGCATGGTGGTAGATCCCTGGGGAACAGTGGTGGCCCGCTGCTCTGAAGGACCAGGCCTCTGCCTTGCCCGAATTGACCTCAATTATCTGCGACGGTTGCGCCAACATCTGCCTGTGTTTCAGCATCGTAGGCCTGAACTCTATGGCCATCTGGGTCACCCACTGTCTTAA
- the NIT1 gene encoding deaminated glutathione amidase isoform X4 → MSVSSSSWELPLVAVCQVTSTPDKEQNFLTCAELIREAARLGACLAFLPEAFDFIARNPEETLHLSEPLGGNLLGEYTQLARECGLWLSLGGFHERGQDWEQTQKIYNCHVILNNKGSVVATYRKTHLCDVEIPGQGPMHESNSTIPGPSLESPVSTPAGKIGLAICYDMRFPELSLALVQAGAEILTYPSAFGSVTGPAHWEVLLRARAIESQCYVVAAAQCGRHHEKRASYGHSMVVDPWGTVVARCSEGPGLCLARIDLNYLRRLRQHLPVFQHRRPELYGHLGHPLS, encoded by the exons AtgtctgtctcctcttcctcctgggaaCTACCCCTGGTCGCTGTGTGCCAGGTAACATCGACACCAGACAAGGAGCAGAACTTTCTAACATGTGCTGAGCTGATTCGGGAGGCTGCCAGACTGGGCGCTTGCCTGGCTTTCCTGCCTGAGGCATTTGACTTCATTGCACGGAACCCTGAAGAGACGCTTCACCTGTCTGAGCCACTGGGTGGGAACCTTTTGGGAGAATATACCCAGCTTGCCAG GGAATGTGGACTCTGGCTGTCCTTGGGTGGTTTCCATGAGCGTGGCCAAGACTGGGAGCAGACTCAGAAAATCTACAATTGTCATGTGATTCTGAACAACAAGG GGTCAGTAGTGGCCACGTATAGGAAGACGCATCTGTGTGATGTAGAGATTCCAGGGCAGGGGCCTATGCATGAAAGCAACTCTACCATACCTGGGCCCAGTCTTGAGTCTCCTGTCAGCACACCAGCAGGCAAG ATTGGTCTAGCTATCTGCTATGACATGCGATTCCCTGAACTCTCTCTGGCATTGGTTCAGGCTGGAGCAGAAATACTTACCTACCCTTCAGCCTTTGGATCTGTTACAGGCCCAGCCCATTGGGAG GTGTTGCTGCGGGCCCGTGCCATAGAAAGCCAGTGCTACGTAGTGGCGGCAGCACAGTGTGGACGCCACCATGAGAAAAGAGCAAGTTATGGTCATAGCATGGTGGTAGATCCCTGGGGAACAGTGGTGGCCCGCTGCTCTGAAGGACCAGGCCTCTGCCTTGCCCGAATTGACCTCAATTATCTGCGACGGTTGCGCCAACATCTGCCTGTGTTTCAGCATCGTAGGCCTGAACTCTATGGCCATCTGGGTCACCCACTGTCTTAA
- the DEDD gene encoding death effector domain-containing protein isoform X1: MAGLKRRASQVWPEEHGEQEHGLYSLHRMFDIVGTHLTHRDVRVLSFLFVDVIDDHERGLIRNGRDFLLALERQGRCDESNFRQVLQLLRIITRHDLLPYVTLKRRRAVCPDLVDKYLEETSIRYVTPRALSDPEPRPPHPPKTVPPHYPVVCCPTSGPQMCSKRPARGRATLGSQRKRRKSVTPDPKEKQTCDIRLRVRAEYCQHETALQGNVFSNKQDPLERQFERFNQANTILKSRDLGSIICDIKFSELTYLDAFWRDYINGSLLEALKGVFITDSLKQAVGHEAIKLLVNVDEEDYELGRQKLLRNLMLQALP, translated from the exons ATGGCGGGCCTAAAGCGGAGGGCAAGCCAGGTGTGGCCCGAAGAGCATGGTGAGCAAGAGCATGGGCTGTATAGCCTGCATCGCATGTTTGACATCGTGGGCACCCACCTGACACACAGAGACGTACgagttctttccttcctctttgttGATGTCATTGATGACCACGAGCGTGGCCTCATCCGAAATGGACGTGACTTCTTATTGGCGCTGGAGCGCCAGGGCCGCTGTGATGAGAGTAACTTTCGCCAGGTGCTGCAGCTGCTGCGCATCATCACTCGCCATGACCTGCTGCCCTACGTCACCCTCAAGAGGAGACGGGCTG TGTGCCCTGATCTTGTAGACAAATATCTGGAAGAGACATCAATTCGTTATGTGACACCCAGAGCCCTCAGCGATCCAGAACCgaggcctccccacccccctaAAACAG TGCCTCCCCACTATCCTGTGGTGTGCTGCCCCACTTCGGGCCCTCAGATGTGTAGCAAGCGGCCAGCTCGAGGGAGAGCCACACTTGGGAGCCAGCGAAAACGCCGGAAGTCAGTGACACCAGATCCCAAGGAAAAGCAGACATGCG ACATCAGACTGAGGGTTCGGGCTGAATACTGCCAGCATGAGACTGCTCTGCAGGGCAACGTCTTCTCTAACAAGCAGGACCCACTTGAGCGCCAGTTTGAGCGCTTTAACCAGGCCAACACCATCCTCAAGTCCCGGGACCTGGGCTCCATCATCTGTGACATCAAGTTCTCTGAGCTCACCTACCTCGACGCATTCTGGCGCGACTATATCAATGGCTCGTTACTAGAGGCACTTAAAGGTGTCTTCATCACAGACTCCCTCAAGCAGGCTGTGGGCCATGAGGCCATCAAGCTGCTGGTGAATGTGGACGAGGAGGACTATGAGCTGGGCCGACAGAAACTCCTGAGGAACTTGATGCTGCAAGCATTGCCCTGA
- the DEDD gene encoding death effector domain-containing protein isoform X2, which yields MAGLKRRASQVWPEEHGEQEHGLYSLHRMFDIVGTHLTHRDVRVLSFLFVDVIDDHERGLIRNGRDFLLALERQGRCDESNFRQVLQLLRIITRHDLLPYVTLKRRRAVCPDLVDKYLEETSIRYVTPRALSDPEPRPPHPPKTDIRLRVRAEYCQHETALQGNVFSNKQDPLERQFERFNQANTILKSRDLGSIICDIKFSELTYLDAFWRDYINGSLLEALKGVFITDSLKQAVGHEAIKLLVNVDEEDYELGRQKLLRNLMLQALP from the exons ATGGCGGGCCTAAAGCGGAGGGCAAGCCAGGTGTGGCCCGAAGAGCATGGTGAGCAAGAGCATGGGCTGTATAGCCTGCATCGCATGTTTGACATCGTGGGCACCCACCTGACACACAGAGACGTACgagttctttccttcctctttgttGATGTCATTGATGACCACGAGCGTGGCCTCATCCGAAATGGACGTGACTTCTTATTGGCGCTGGAGCGCCAGGGCCGCTGTGATGAGAGTAACTTTCGCCAGGTGCTGCAGCTGCTGCGCATCATCACTCGCCATGACCTGCTGCCCTACGTCACCCTCAAGAGGAGACGGGCTG TGTGCCCTGATCTTGTAGACAAATATCTGGAAGAGACATCAATTCGTTATGTGACACCCAGAGCCCTCAGCGATCCAGAACCgaggcctccccacccccctaAAACAG ACATCAGACTGAGGGTTCGGGCTGAATACTGCCAGCATGAGACTGCTCTGCAGGGCAACGTCTTCTCTAACAAGCAGGACCCACTTGAGCGCCAGTTTGAGCGCTTTAACCAGGCCAACACCATCCTCAAGTCCCGGGACCTGGGCTCCATCATCTGTGACATCAAGTTCTCTGAGCTCACCTACCTCGACGCATTCTGGCGCGACTATATCAATGGCTCGTTACTAGAGGCACTTAAAGGTGTCTTCATCACAGACTCCCTCAAGCAGGCTGTGGGCCATGAGGCCATCAAGCTGCTGGTGAATGTGGACGAGGAGGACTATGAGCTGGGCCGACAGAAACTCCTGAGGAACTTGATGCTGCAAGCATTGCCCTGA